GCGGCGCTTCCTGGATGACCCGAGGCACGAAGCCGGCGCGTTGGCAGGCCGACATGATGGCGTCGTACAAGCCGGCCCCGATGGGGCGCGGATACAGCACGAAGTCCTCGTCCGCCAACGCGGCGATGGGCACGCTGCGCTTGCGGCTCAACGCATGGTCTGGCGGCAGCGCCACCAGCATGGGTTCGTCCAGCACGCGCTCGGACTCGAACTCCGGGTCCAGTACGTAGGGCGGCCGCACGAAGGCGACGTCGACGTCGCCCGCGCGCAGGCCGCGCAGCAGCGTGACCGTATTGCTCTCGGTAAGCGTGACGCGCACGTCGGGATAGCGGTCCCGGTACGCGCGGATGGCCCGTGGCAGGTAGGGGTGGAACACCGCCGACGCCGTGAACCCCACGGTGATCGCCCCGCGCTCGCCGCGGCCCAGCCGGCGGGCCGTGTCGATGGCGCGATCGGCGCTGGCGAGGATGGCGCGGGCGTCCTCCAGGAACTGGGCGCCGGCCTCGGTCAGCGCGATGCCCCGCGGCAGGCGCAGGAACAGCGGGGTGCCGATTTCGCGTTCCAGCTGCTGGATCTGCTGGCTCAGCGGCGGCTGGCCTATGCCCAGCCTGGCGGCGGCGCGCGTGAAGTGCAGCTCTTCGGCGACGGCGGTGAAATACCGCAGGTGGCGCAATTCCATCGTTATTACATATGGTCGGGGTGACTTTCATATATTGGACATATGCAGGGGAAAAGTCTACTTTGATTACGTGGGCTGCATGCCCGCCGTTTTCGAGAATCCCGATGTCTGCCCCCTTAGCCAGTCCCTCGTCCCCAATCGCCGCGTCCGCGCCGGCGGAACCTGTCTCTGCGCCTACTGATCATCTCGCCCGCGGCACCCCCGGGTTGCGGCGCGCCCAGTGGGCCTTGTTCGCGGCCGGTTTTTCCACTTTTTCCCTGCTGTATTGCGTGCAGCCGCTGATGCCGCTGTTCACCCATGCGTTCGGCGTGTCGCCCGCGCAGAGCAGCCTGGTGCTATCGCTGTGTACCGGCTTCCTGGCTGTCGCCATCTTCTTCGTGGGCTTGTTTTCGCAAGCCGTGCCGCGCAAGCGCGCCATGGCGCTGTCGCTGTTCGCGTCCGCCTTGCTGGGCACCATCGCCGCCGCCGCGCCCGACTGGCACAGCCTGCTGGCGCTGCGCGCGTTGCAAGGGCTGGCGATGGGCGGCGTGCCGGCGCTGGCCATGGCCTACCTGGCCGAGGAGGTCGAACCCGGCACCCTGGGCTTCGCCATGGGCCTGTACATCGGCGGCAGCGCGTTCGGCGGCCTGTCCGGCCGCGTCATCACCGGCCTGGTGTCGGATCATTTCGGCTGGCGCGCCGCGCTGGGCACGCTGGGCCTCCTGGGCATCGTGGCGGCGGTGCTGTTCGTGTGGCTGCTGCCCGCGTCGCGCCGGTTTGCGCCGCAGCGGGGCAGGGGCTGGGCGGGCGTGTGGGGCGATGTGCGCGCAGGCGCCGCCTCGCACCTGAAGAATGGTCCCCTATGCGGGCTGTTCGCGCTGGGCGGCCTGCTGATGGGCGCGTTCGTCACGGTCTACAACTACGTGGGCTTTCGCCTGCTGCTGCCACCATTTTCGCTGAGCCAGACCTTCATCGGCTTCATCTTCGTGGTCTATCTGGTCGGCATCTTCGCGTCGACCTGGTTCGGCCGCCTGGCCGACCGCCATGGGCGCGGCGCGATGCTGTCGGCCGCCACCGGAATGGCGCTGGCGGGGCTGCTGCTGACGCTGTCCAACTGGCTGCCGCTGCTGATCGCCGGGATCGTGGTGTTCACTTTCGGCTTTTTCGCGGCCCACGCCGTCGCCAGCGGCTGGGTCGGACAGATGGCGCGCGGCTACAAGGCGTTGGCGGCGTCGCTCTATCTGCTGGTGTACTACGTGGGTTCCAGCGTGCTCGGATCCCTGGGCGGACACTTCTGGACCACGGGCCAGTGGGCCGGCGTGGCCGCGATGGCGGGCGGACTGCTGACTTTGGCGCTGGCCATCAGCGCGGGCCTGTACAAGCGCACTGGCCGCGTGCCGGCATCGGCCGCGGTGGGGCGGGGCGTCTCCTAGAATGCCATAAAAGATATTAATTCTCATTTATAATTTGCGGCACGCTCGGTGAGCGCCATCCCATCCAGATCCGAGGGCCGCGATGAATCCTATTTCTCCCGACAGCCATAACCTGCAGCGCGAGCATGCCGCGCTGCTTGCCGCCTACGGACAGGCGCAAGCGCATTGCAGCCGACTCCTGGCGGCCCAGGCCGCGCGCATCCTGTATCTGGAGAGCGAGGCCATGCGCCTGCGCGCAGCCGTCATCCAGCGCGACACGGCGCTGGCCTGGGCGCGTGAAGACCGCAATACGCTGGAGACTTCCATTCCAGGGCTGCCCAAACGCGTGGCGCTGGCGCGCCGCGTCGCCCAGTTGATGGAGCGCGTGCAGACGCTCATGCGCGAGCGCTTGGCCTGGCAGGGCCGGGCCGGCGCTGGC
The sequence above is drawn from the Achromobacter xylosoxidans genome and encodes:
- a CDS encoding MFS transporter → MSAPLASPSSPIAASAPAEPVSAPTDHLARGTPGLRRAQWALFAAGFSTFSLLYCVQPLMPLFTHAFGVSPAQSSLVLSLCTGFLAVAIFFVGLFSQAVPRKRAMALSLFASALLGTIAAAAPDWHSLLALRALQGLAMGGVPALAMAYLAEEVEPGTLGFAMGLYIGGSAFGGLSGRVITGLVSDHFGWRAALGTLGLLGIVAAVLFVWLLPASRRFAPQRGRGWAGVWGDVRAGAASHLKNGPLCGLFALGGLLMGAFVTVYNYVGFRLLLPPFSLSQTFIGFIFVVYLVGIFASTWFGRLADRHGRGAMLSAATGMALAGLLLTLSNWLPLLIAGIVVFTFGFFAAHAVASGWVGQMARGYKALAASLYLLVYYVGSSVLGSLGGHFWTTGQWAGVAAMAGGLLTLALAISAGLYKRTGRVPASAAVGRGVS
- a CDS encoding LysR family transcriptional regulator; translated protein: MELRHLRYFTAVAEELHFTRAAARLGIGQPPLSQQIQQLEREIGTPLFLRLPRGIALTEAGAQFLEDARAILASADRAIDTARRLGRGERGAITVGFTASAVFHPYLPRAIRAYRDRYPDVRVTLTESNTVTLLRGLRAGDVDVAFVRPPYVLDPEFESERVLDEPMLVALPPDHALSRKRSVPIAALADEDFVLYPRPIGAGLYDAIMSACQRAGFVPRVIQEAPQMASIVSLVAAGVGISIVPAAMRHMGAQGIEYRPIKGDAPHALLDMAYRRHDRSTAAGNAVDMLRALAHP